A genomic window from Flavobacterium hankyongi includes:
- a CDS encoding peptide MFS transporter encodes MWKSHPKALPFLFLSEMWERFGYYLMIGIFTLYLKDVETGFAMTEAEASDLYGTFIALVFLTPFIGGLVADRYLGYRTSIISGGLMMGAGYLMMGIHSLPMLYLAMTLVIVGNGFFKPNISTLLGNFYNDEEYKSKKDEGYNIFYMGINVGAFICNFFGAVFENLFGWAAAFSVAGIGMFIGVIVFVLGTKHYGDKTGKKGTQEGDMPFWKIVMFILVPSVVFGVIGWLIKGVASEANLDSAIFGSDSTDAFIFACIPVVLFYSSLYFKAKEDDKKPIGALLAIFAVVILFWAVFKLNGSALNNWGDKYTDREVTGIAKTVTDKIYLTKELEYKKDSVALYDHAFRIQKKDGEVIKEVNYPLYFRNVAKDKLPKEDAKISVWASNLSQSINPFWVIALTPLIVAFFTYLRSRKKEPSTPTKIAFGLLISALSVLVMVLAVKAGQNGSEKVSVLWLFANYGVITIGELLLSPMGLSVVSKLSPVNITSLMMGGWFLATSIGNKLSGVLASMWDKYDDKSNFFWVNFGLLMFATLLMFALLKQLNKVMKERGIN; translated from the coding sequence ATGTGGAAATCACATCCTAAGGCTTTGCCTTTTTTGTTTTTGTCTGAAATGTGGGAACGTTTCGGTTATTACTTAATGATTGGAATTTTTACCCTTTACCTAAAAGATGTTGAAACGGGCTTTGCCATGACCGAAGCTGAAGCTTCCGATTTATATGGAACTTTTATCGCTTTGGTGTTTTTGACTCCTTTTATAGGTGGTTTGGTTGCAGATAGATATTTAGGATATCGTACTTCTATTATTTCTGGTGGATTAATGATGGGGGCTGGTTACCTAATGATGGGGATTCATAGTTTACCTATGTTATACCTAGCTATGACTTTAGTAATCGTTGGTAATGGGTTTTTTAAGCCAAATATTTCTACTTTATTAGGGAATTTCTATAATGATGAAGAATATAAATCCAAAAAGGATGAAGGTTACAATATCTTCTACATGGGTATAAATGTTGGAGCCTTTATTTGTAACTTTTTTGGAGCCGTTTTTGAGAATTTATTTGGTTGGGCAGCGGCATTCTCTGTGGCAGGTATCGGAATGTTTATTGGAGTAATAGTATTTGTTTTAGGAACTAAACATTATGGGGACAAAACAGGAAAAAAAGGCACCCAAGAAGGGGATATGCCATTCTGGAAAATTGTAATGTTTATTTTAGTGCCATCAGTAGTTTTCGGAGTGATTGGATGGTTAATCAAAGGAGTGGCTTCAGAAGCAAATTTAGACAGTGCAATTTTTGGATCAGATAGTACAGATGCTTTTATTTTTGCATGTATTCCTGTAGTGTTGTTTTATTCAAGTCTTTATTTTAAAGCAAAAGAAGATGATAAGAAACCAATAGGTGCTTTATTGGCGATATTTGCGGTTGTGATTTTATTTTGGGCTGTTTTTAAATTAAATGGTTCGGCGTTAAATAATTGGGGAGATAAATATACAGATAGAGAAGTTACGGGCATTGCTAAAACAGTTACTGATAAAATTTATTTAACCAAAGAATTAGAATACAAAAAAGATTCGGTTGCACTTTATGATCATGCTTTTAGAATTCAGAAAAAAGATGGAGAGGTAATTAAAGAGGTTAATTATCCATTATATTTTAGAAACGTTGCTAAAGATAAATTGCCTAAAGAAGATGCTAAAATTTCAGTTTGGGCTTCTAATTTAAGCCAATCAATTAATCCTTTTTGGGTTATAGCTCTGACGCCTTTGATAGTAGCTTTCTTTACTTATTTAAGAAGTCGTAAGAAGGAACCATCAACACCTACAAAAATTGCTTTCGGATTATTAATTTCTGCTTTATCGGTTTTAGTAATGGTTCTAGCTGTAAAAGCTGGACAAAATGGTTCTGAAAAAGTATCTGTTTTGTGGTTGTTTGCTAATTATGGAGTAATTACTATTGGAGAATTATTATTGTCACCAATGGGGCTTTCTGTGGTTTCTAAACTAAGTCCAGTTAATATTACTTCGTTAATGATGGGAGGTTGGTTCTTAGCAACGTCTATTGGAAACAAATTGTCGGGAGTATTAGCATCAATGTGGGATAAGTATGATGATAAATCAAACTTCTTCTGGGTTAATTTTGGACTATTAATGTTTGCAACATTATTGATGTTTGCCTTATTGAAACAGTTAAATAAAGTAATGAAAGAAAGAGGGATTAATTAG
- a CDS encoding peptide MFS transporter has protein sequence MATTLEEIQNFKGKYPKQLWYLFFSEMWERFSFYGMRGMLTVFMVSQLTMNETTANLQYGATQAWVYAFTFIGGLFADKILGLRRSLFWGGLLMIVGSIILALDPKNFFFIGISFTIVGTGFFKPNISSMVGQLYKDGDVRRDAGFSLFYAGVNLGALIGGYICIAVANGNLWSSLVPEHLRWNYAFGFASIVMIISLLTFTQTQKSLGEIGLSPLAHLENSKRKVFEIVTYIGSLAIIPVIILMVANTEYTDYFMMIIGPASILYLLYEMKNFSKSENMKLLAALVFIIFSIFFWAFFEQSGGSLSLFAANNLNNTVLGIKLDPNGVNNSANSLFVIAFAALVGMVWLWMAKKKIEPNTVVKFGLGFLFLAGGFWIFYYTKFFAGSDGKTSLDLFTFGWFIITFGELCLSPIGMSAMTKLSPQKTQAVIMGMWFLASAYGQYFAGLLGAGIAEASENASNLEKLNTYADGYQQLGLYALIAGVALIAISPLVRKLMQDVK, from the coding sequence ATGGCAACAACGTTAGAAGAAATTCAAAATTTTAAAGGGAAATATCCAAAACAACTTTGGTATTTGTTTTTTAGCGAAATGTGGGAACGTTTTAGTTTCTATGGAATGCGAGGTATGCTTACCGTTTTCATGGTAAGTCAGCTAACAATGAATGAAACAACTGCTAATTTACAATATGGAGCAACTCAGGCTTGGGTATATGCTTTTACATTTATTGGAGGCTTATTTGCAGATAAAATTTTAGGACTTCGTCGTTCTTTGTTTTGGGGTGGATTATTAATGATTGTAGGAAGTATTATTTTGGCTTTAGATCCTAAAAACTTTTTCTTTATTGGAATTTCTTTCACAATTGTAGGAACGGGTTTTTTTAAACCGAATATTTCATCAATGGTTGGGCAGCTATATAAGGATGGAGATGTGCGACGTGACGCTGGATTTTCATTGTTTTATGCAGGGGTGAATTTAGGAGCCTTAATTGGAGGGTATATTTGTATTGCTGTGGCTAATGGAAATCTTTGGTCTTCATTAGTTCCTGAACATTTGCGTTGGAATTATGCTTTTGGTTTCGCATCAATCGTGATGATTATAAGTTTGTTGACTTTTACACAAACGCAAAAAAGTTTGGGAGAAATTGGTTTGTCGCCATTGGCTCATTTAGAAAACTCTAAACGTAAAGTATTTGAGATTGTAACATATATTGGATCATTAGCCATTATCCCTGTAATAATTTTAATGGTTGCTAATACAGAGTACACAGATTATTTCATGATGATTATTGGTCCTGCTTCTATTTTGTATTTGCTTTATGAGATGAAAAATTTCTCTAAGTCAGAAAATATGAAATTGTTAGCTGCTTTAGTATTCATAATATTCTCAATATTTTTCTGGGCATTCTTCGAACAGAGCGGTGGCTCATTAAGTTTATTTGCAGCCAATAATTTAAATAATACTGTTTTAGGTATAAAATTAGATCCAAACGGAGTGAATAATTCAGCCAATTCATTATTCGTAATTGCTTTCGCAGCATTAGTAGGAATGGTATGGTTATGGATGGCAAAAAAGAAAATTGAGCCTAATACTGTTGTGAAATTTGGTTTAGGATTTTTATTTCTTGCAGGAGGTTTTTGGATTTTCTATTACACAAAATTTTTTGCAGGTTCTGATGGAAAAACTTCGCTAGATTTATTCACTTTTGGATGGTTTATCATTACTTTTGGAGAGTTGTGTTTGTCACCAATTGGAATGAGTGCTATGACCAAATTATCCCCTCAAAAAACACAAGCAGTCATAATGGGGATGTGGTTTTTAGCAAGTGCGTATGGACAGTATTTTGCAGGTTTGTTAGGAGCAGGAATTGCAGAAGCTTCTGAGAATGCATCTAATCTTGAAAAATTAAATACTTATGCAGATGGTTATCAGCAGTTGGGACTGTATGCTTTGATTGCAGGCGTTGCGTTAATAGCTATTTCACCATTGGTTAGAAAATTAATGCAAGACGTTAAATAA
- a CDS encoding peptide MFS transporter, with translation MSEATIKQGHPKGLWVLFGTEMWERFNFYGMRAILTLFMVNSLMMKEADASLIYGGFLGLCYLTPLLGGFISDRFFGNRNCILLGGTMMAIGQLLLFFSASVFGTNLSLANTLLWSALGIIIFGNGFFKPNISSMVGSLYPKQEKTKLDTAFTIFYMGINIGAFLGQFICPFVGDVKDAGGIRDIHAFKWGFLAAAIAMLIGTVVFFVLKNKYVVTPEGKPIGGLPSGHDASDYEEGESQKAHFTMTSIFTAIAVFVALFFAFHYTTEGDNVVKTIIYPIIYSSGISLALLILLDKTLTKVETQRIWVIYIMSFFIIFFWAAFEQAGSSLTFIADNQTDRNFFGWNMPPSMVQIFNGLFVVMFAFPFSLLWDKLRASGKEPISTVKQAFGLALIALSYFIIAHNVKDLGSSGLLAIYWLILLYLIQTFGELCLSPIGLSLVGKLSPKRFASLAYGVFFISNAAGYALSGTLGSILPATGDKFKKAQELGIDLQGVLDKTVTPTAEQLKLLTDNQISATNPVFAGFEIHNLYEFFMVFVVLCGIASIILFALTPKLKKMMHGVR, from the coding sequence ATGAGTGAAGCAACAATAAAGCAAGGACATCCTAAAGGATTGTGGGTGTTATTTGGAACCGAAATGTGGGAGCGTTTCAACTTCTACGGAATGAGAGCAATTTTAACATTGTTCATGGTAAATTCTTTGATGATGAAAGAAGCAGATGCTTCATTAATCTATGGAGGTTTTCTTGGACTATGTTATCTAACGCCGTTATTGGGCGGATTTATCTCAGATCGTTTCTTTGGTAACAGAAACTGTATTTTATTAGGAGGAACTATGATGGCTATTGGCCAATTGTTGTTGTTCTTTAGTGCTAGCGTTTTTGGTACAAACTTAAGCTTAGCAAATACTTTATTGTGGAGTGCTTTAGGTATTATCATTTTTGGAAATGGATTCTTTAAACCGAATATCTCATCAATGGTAGGGAGTTTATATCCAAAACAAGAAAAAACAAAATTAGATACAGCTTTCACGATTTTCTATATGGGTATCAATATTGGGGCTTTCTTAGGTCAGTTTATTTGTCCATTTGTTGGAGATGTTAAAGATGCTGGCGGAATCAGAGATATTCATGCTTTCAAATGGGGATTCTTAGCTGCAGCAATTGCAATGTTAATTGGTACTGTTGTTTTCTTCGTATTGAAAAATAAATATGTGGTAACGCCTGAAGGAAAACCAATTGGCGGATTACCATCAGGTCACGATGCTTCAGATTATGAAGAAGGAGAGTCTCAAAAAGCTCATTTTACTATGACTTCAATTTTTACTGCAATAGCTGTATTTGTAGCTTTGTTTTTTGCTTTTCATTATACAACCGAAGGAGATAATGTAGTTAAAACTATTATTTATCCTATCATTTATTCAAGTGGGATATCGTTAGCATTATTAATTCTTTTAGATAAAACGTTGACAAAAGTAGAAACACAACGTATTTGGGTAATCTACATCATGTCATTCTTTATTATTTTCTTCTGGGCAGCTTTTGAGCAGGCCGGTTCTTCTTTGACATTCATTGCAGATAACCAAACAGATCGTAATTTTTTTGGTTGGAATATGCCCCCTTCAATGGTGCAAATTTTCAACGGATTATTCGTAGTTATGTTTGCATTTCCATTCAGTTTATTATGGGATAAATTAAGAGCATCTGGAAAAGAGCCAATATCAACTGTTAAACAAGCTTTTGGTTTAGCATTAATCGCTTTGAGCTATTTCATTATTGCACACAATGTGAAAGATTTAGGAAGCAGTGGTTTGTTAGCTATTTATTGGTTAATTTTATTATACTTAATTCAAACTTTTGGTGAATTGTGTTTATCTCCAATCGGATTATCATTGGTTGGTAAATTATCTCCTAAACGTTTTGCTTCATTGGCTTACGGAGTATTCTTTATTTCTAATGCTGCAGGATATGCTTTATCAGGGACTTTAGGTTCAATTTTACCAGCAACTGGTGATAAATTCAAAAAAGCACAAGAATTAGGAATCGATTTACAAGGTGTGTTAGATAAGACTGTTACTCCAACAGCTGAACAATTAAAATTGTTGACTGATAACCAAATTAGTGCTACAAATCCAGTGTTTGCAGGTTTTGAAATTCATAATTTATATGAGTTCTTTATGGTATTTGTTGTATTGTGTGGTATTGCATCAATCATTTTGTTTGCCTTGACACCAAAGTTGAAAAAAATGATGCACGGAGTGAGATAA
- a CDS encoding hydroxymethylglutaryl-CoA reductase, degradative, giving the protein MTKAVSGFSKLTKEEKINWIVETHFSNAVEAKNIIKQYWNDDLALQKLHDEFIENTITNFYLPLGVAPNFTINGKNYTIPFAVEESSVVAAASKAAKFWGNRGGFKATIINTEKIGQVHFIYNGDKSKLEQFFTEVKPKFFTETESITKNMQKRGGGILDIELRDKTSDLENYYQLHATFETKDSMGANFINSCLEQFAKTLKEEAQNYISFSEEEKNITVVMSILSNYVPNCLVRAEVSCSIEELSEKHIENPQEFAEKFVQAVRIAEIEPYRAVTHNKGIMNGIDAVVIATGNDFRAVEAGVHAYASRNGKYSSLSHAKIENGIFTFWMEIPLALGTVGGLTSLHPLVKVALEMLEKPSAQELMQIVAVAGLAQNFAALRSLTTTGIQQGHMKMHLMNILNQFNANEEERKQVVKHFEKNTVTHSAVVDYLAEIRK; this is encoded by the coding sequence ATGACCAAAGCAGTTAGCGGATTTTCGAAATTAACGAAAGAAGAAAAAATCAACTGGATCGTTGAAACTCATTTTTCAAATGCAGTAGAAGCCAAAAATATCATCAAACAATATTGGAACGATGATTTGGCGTTACAAAAACTTCATGACGAATTTATTGAAAACACGATAACCAATTTTTACCTACCACTAGGAGTAGCTCCTAATTTTACCATAAATGGAAAAAATTACACTATTCCCTTTGCAGTTGAAGAAAGCTCTGTAGTTGCAGCAGCGAGTAAAGCAGCTAAATTTTGGGGAAATCGTGGCGGATTTAAAGCTACCATTATCAACACCGAAAAAATTGGTCAGGTCCATTTTATTTACAATGGTGATAAGTCAAAATTAGAGCAATTTTTTACCGAAGTAAAACCTAAATTTTTCACTGAAACCGAAAGCATTACCAAGAACATGCAAAAACGCGGTGGTGGAATTTTAGACATTGAACTTCGTGATAAAACTTCTGATTTAGAAAATTACTATCAACTTCACGCAACTTTTGAAACTAAAGATTCAATGGGGGCAAACTTCATCAATTCATGTTTGGAACAATTTGCCAAAACATTGAAAGAAGAAGCACAAAATTATATTTCATTCAGTGAAGAAGAGAAAAACATCACAGTTGTGATGAGCATTTTATCTAATTATGTTCCTAACTGTTTGGTTCGTGCCGAAGTTTCTTGTTCTATTGAGGAATTATCTGAAAAACACATTGAAAATCCACAGGAATTTGCCGAGAAATTTGTTCAGGCGGTGCGCATTGCCGAAATAGAGCCTTACAGAGCAGTTACCCACAACAAAGGGATCATGAACGGAATTGACGCCGTTGTAATAGCTACTGGTAACGATTTTAGAGCTGTAGAAGCAGGTGTTCATGCTTATGCTTCTCGCAATGGAAAATACTCAAGTTTATCACATGCTAAAATAGAAAATGGCATTTTTACTTTTTGGATGGAAATTCCGTTAGCACTTGGGACTGTTGGAGGATTAACCAGTTTACATCCATTAGTAAAAGTAGCATTAGAAATGTTAGAAAAACCAAGTGCACAAGAGTTAATGCAAATCGTGGCAGTTGCTGGATTAGCGCAAAATTTTGCTGCATTACGTAGTTTAACAACAACTGGAATTCAACAAGGACATATGAAAATGCACTTAATGAATATTTTAAATCAGTTTAATGCCAACGAAGAAGAGCGCAAACAAGTAGTAAAGCATTTTGAAAAAAATACAGTTACTCATAGTGCGGTAGTAGATTATTTAGCAGAAATTAGAAAGTAG
- a CDS encoding thioredoxin family protein, producing the protein MKKIKYLLFLLPIFLIFSFAENNDNEESLKWHTNVKEAVEIANKENKPIFMFFTGSDWCGWCIRLQKEVFKTPEFEKWAKEKVVLVELDYPRRSAQTDDVKAQNAQLQQMFAIRGFPTVWFVKATDKDGKINFEQLGSTGYVAGGPSAWLDGANQIIAKFIPYTKEEKKAMTKKLKAKS; encoded by the coding sequence ATGAAAAAAATAAAATACTTATTGTTTTTGTTGCCTATATTTTTGATTTTTAGCTTTGCTGAAAATAATGATAATGAAGAATCATTAAAATGGCATACAAATGTAAAAGAAGCGGTTGAGATTGCTAACAAAGAAAATAAACCTATTTTTATGTTCTTCACAGGAAGTGACTGGTGCGGTTGGTGCATTCGTTTGCAAAAAGAAGTTTTTAAAACCCCTGAATTTGAAAAATGGGCAAAAGAAAAAGTTGTTTTAGTAGAACTCGATTATCCAAGAAGAAGTGCTCAAACTGATGATGTAAAAGCTCAAAATGCACAATTACAACAAATGTTTGCCATTAGAGGATTTCCTACTGTTTGGTTTGTAAAAGCAACTGATAAAGACGGGAAAATTAATTTCGAACAATTAGGAAGTACAGGATATGTTGCAGGAGGGCCTTCTGCTTGGTTAGATGGTGCAAATCAAATTATAGCTAAGTTTATTCCATATACAAAAGAAGAAAAAAAAGCTATGACAAAAAAATTGAAAGCTAAGTCTTAA
- a CDS encoding thioredoxin family protein: protein MMKKLLLGLLLFLGALSVQAQEIRWMSLDEALARQKKNPKPIFMEVYTDWYSQCKMFETNTLQHPEVSEVINRNYYAVKFNAEGNSVVNYKGASFNNPNFDPNRKGRNSAHQLTSYLKVEGYPSIYILNRNGEVEEKATGFKTPEELLRFLK, encoded by the coding sequence ATGATGAAAAAGTTACTTTTAGGATTATTATTGTTTTTGGGGGCATTAAGTGTTCAAGCGCAAGAGATACGATGGATGTCTCTTGACGAAGCTTTAGCTCGCCAAAAAAAGAATCCTAAGCCTATTTTCATGGAAGTGTACACTGATTGGTATTCTCAGTGCAAAATGTTTGAAACAAATACACTACAACACCCTGAGGTTTCTGAAGTAATTAATAGAAATTATTATGCAGTTAAGTTCAATGCTGAAGGGAATTCTGTAGTAAATTATAAAGGAGCAAGTTTTAATAACCCAAACTTTGATCCTAATAGAAAAGGAAGAAATAGTGCACATCAATTAACTTCATATTTAAAGGTTGAAGGATATCCATCAATTTATATTCTTAATAGAAATGGTGAGGTTGAAGAAAAGGCTACAGGTTTTAAGACTCCTGAAGAATTATTAAGGTTTTTAAAATAA
- a CDS encoding S9 family peptidase, with translation MKNKITSVFVLLFVSISMLAQKQLTLDEIWTGAFRAQGMTALEAMKNTNQYTVLDFDRASKSSQINLYDFATLNKVATLLDSKDFTALQGVDSYTFSKDEKKLLIANNSDQIFRHSFVADFFIYDIASKSLTKLADYKVQEPTFSPDGTKVAYVYQNNLYVYDLASKKHTQITTDGKKNSIINGVTDWVYEEEFSFVKAYDWNLGSDKIAFIRFDETDVPQFSMDMYNEGLYPTQNVFKYPKAGEKNAIVSLHVYDAKTGKTQKINLDKYSDFYIARIEWTNDVNTLSAQVLNRHQDNLDLLFVDGNSGTTKVVLNEKDKAYVDVTDNLTFLKDNSFIWTSEKDGYNHIYHYDKTGKLKKQITKGAWEVTNYYGFDEKNGMIYYQSVENGSINRDVYAIKLDGSGKKRLSTLTGTNNATFSPNFQYFINSFSSAKNAPKYTLHETKSGKEIKVIASNEKLEEKLTAYNLPSKEFFELTTEKGHKLNAWMIKPKDFDANKKYPVFMYQYSGPGSQQVDNNWNGTDDYWFMMLTQQGYIVACVDGRGTGFKGADFKKCTQKELGKYEVEDQIDAAKVFGTYSYVDKSRIGIFGWSFGGFMASNCIFQGADVFKTAIAVAPVTSWRYYDSIYTERYMQTPQENASGYDNNSPINHVSKLKGNFLLIHGTADDNVHVQNTMKMVEALVQANKQFDWAIYPDKNHGIFGGKTRLQLYTKMTNFIKEKL, from the coding sequence ATGAAAAATAAAATTACTTCGGTTTTTGTATTGCTTTTTGTTTCAATTTCAATGTTGGCTCAAAAGCAATTAACTTTAGACGAGATTTGGACAGGAGCTTTTAGAGCGCAGGGAATGACTGCTCTTGAAGCGATGAAAAATACAAATCAATACACAGTTTTAGATTTTGATAGAGCATCAAAATCATCACAAATCAATCTATATGATTTTGCTACACTAAATAAGGTCGCAACTTTACTTGATAGCAAAGATTTTACAGCATTACAAGGTGTCGATTCATATACTTTTAGTAAAGATGAAAAGAAATTATTGATTGCTAATAATAGTGATCAGATTTTCCGTCATTCGTTTGTTGCCGATTTCTTTATTTATGACATCGCTTCGAAGTCATTAACAAAATTGGCTGATTATAAAGTACAAGAACCTACTTTTTCACCCGATGGAACTAAAGTGGCCTATGTGTACCAAAACAATTTGTATGTATATGATTTGGCTTCAAAAAAGCATACACAAATTACAACAGATGGTAAGAAAAACAGCATCATTAATGGTGTTACGGATTGGGTTTATGAAGAAGAGTTTTCTTTTGTAAAGGCTTATGATTGGAATTTAGGTTCAGATAAGATTGCGTTTATTCGTTTTGACGAAACTGATGTGCCTCAATTTTCGATGGATATGTATAACGAAGGTTTATATCCAACACAAAATGTTTTCAAATATCCTAAAGCAGGAGAGAAGAATGCAATAGTTTCATTACATGTTTATGATGCAAAAACAGGTAAAACTCAAAAAATCAATTTAGATAAATACAGTGATTTTTATATTGCTCGTATCGAATGGACGAATGATGTAAACACATTATCTGCTCAGGTGTTAAACCGTCATCAAGATAACTTAGATTTATTATTTGTTGATGGAAATTCTGGAACAACTAAAGTTGTTTTAAACGAAAAAGATAAAGCGTATGTTGATGTGACAGATAACTTAACTTTCTTGAAAGACAATAGCTTTATTTGGACTTCAGAAAAAGACGGTTACAACCATATTTATCATTATGACAAAACAGGTAAACTGAAAAAGCAAATTACTAAAGGAGCTTGGGAAGTAACAAACTATTATGGTTTTGATGAGAAGAATGGAATGATTTATTATCAATCTGTTGAAAATGGATCAATTAACCGCGATGTATATGCAATAAAATTAGACGGAAGTGGTAAAAAACGTTTGTCAACACTAACAGGAACAAACAATGCTACTTTTAGTCCAAATTTCCAATATTTCATTAACTCATTCTCAAGTGCTAAAAATGCACCAAAGTATACATTACATGAAACTAAATCAGGCAAAGAGATAAAAGTTATTGCTTCGAATGAAAAACTTGAAGAAAAGTTAACTGCTTATAATTTGCCATCTAAAGAGTTTTTTGAATTAACTACTGAAAAAGGGCATAAGTTAAATGCATGGATGATTAAGCCAAAAGATTTTGATGCAAATAAAAAATACCCTGTATTTATGTATCAATATTCAGGCCCTGGTTCACAGCAAGTTGATAATAACTGGAATGGAACTGATGATTATTGGTTTATGATGTTGACTCAACAAGGATATATCGTTGCTTGTGTTGATGGCCGTGGAACTGGTTTCAAAGGTGCCGATTTCAAAAAATGTACTCAAAAAGAATTAGGAAAATACGAAGTGGAAGATCAAATTGATGCTGCAAAGGTATTTGGAACGTATTCTTATGTAGATAAATCTAGAATTGGTATATTTGGCTGGTCGTTTGGAGGATTTATGGCGTCAAACTGTATTTTTCAAGGAGCTGATGTGTTTAAAACAGCGATTGCTGTAGCGCCAGTTACGTCTTGGAGATATTATGACAGCATTTATACTGAGCGTTATATGCAAACACCTCAAGAAAATGCAAGTGGTTATGATAATAATTCACCTATAAATCATGTGAGCAAATTAAAAGGAAACTTTTTATTAATTCACGGAACGGCAGATGATAATGTACATGTGCAAAATACAATGAAAATGGTTGAAGCTTTAGTACAAGCGAACAAGCAATTTGATTGGGCAATTTATCCAGATAAAAATCACGGTATTTTTGGAGGAAAAACACGTTTACAGTTATACACTAAAATGACAAATTTCATTAAAGAAAAACTATAA